The Cotesia glomerata isolate CgM1 linkage group LG7, MPM_Cglom_v2.3, whole genome shotgun sequence genome segment atttttaaataaaaaacttcctgttgaaaaagaaaataaaaaatacctcaaaaatattaaaatcaacaGCTTGAACATGAGTATCCGCAGAGATAACTCGCTTGCGGTTCGGGTCCCAAATCACAATATCAGCATCCGACCCTACCGCAATAACTCCCTTTCGCGGATacaaattgaatattttagcAGCATTTGTACTTGTAACAGCGACGAATCTCGTGGGATCCATAATACCAGCATGAACGCCCTTTTCCCAAACAACAGACATCCGATCCTCGACTCCGTTGACGCCGTTGGGTATTTTAGTGAAGTCATCTTTGCCTAAGGCCTTTTGGTCGGCATTGAAAGTACAGTTGTCACTTCCCGCGCATTGCAATCCGTccctaaattaaaaatatcagtttttcattcaattaaatttgtataaatttaacaaatacattattttaatcaaattcagagatatatattataattatattgacTTGATTATTCAGTTTTCCTCAGCTCTTGTTGTAATAAATGAATAGTGAtaatagtttataaatatttatgctaGAGAATCGttgatgataaataaatatataatttatgttatataAAGTGACAAAATAGGCAAAATTGTTTagattattacttattacgTACTTCCTGTTTCAGTAACACTATATAAATTATACTCAATTCCTTTAAATCAAACTTACAGACTCTTTAAATACATTacatcataatttattttacattaataatactttgtaataaatttataatgtttCTTCAGTAAAAATTCTCATCAAACTTTAATTGATTTGtaagaaaatgtttttaagagtttttaaaattctttaacagATTTTTTACGGCCTAACAAacaattactaattttttataaagaagtaattaattaagaatgtTGCAAAAGTATAAAAGGGAataatgaatagaaaatagtaaactttcaaaagaaattcatgatttaaaacaaaactttCATCGAAACTCCTTAAAAAGGTAAATTCGAGAGTTTACTCTTAATCGATTTtattcatacatacatatataaatatgtagtttatttatcacaagtttctataaaagttttgagttttaaataatttaaaactttcgAATAGCATATCAAGTTGAAATACCGGATATTTATccatattttattcaaataaactcaatatttatttttatttggtaatAATGAGAGTGATGACAACATTGGAGTGGGTTCATTGATCGGGACTCATCACAATACTTACTCGGCAagcttttcaattaaataggCCGGCGTCGTGGGGTCGGGTCTAAGAGGAGGGTTAGTAACAAAACGTCGTCCCTTCTCCATGTCTTTTCCGTACTGCTCGCTCCCGTCGACGCCTACACCAGCTGCCGTGGCTTCCCCAAACACCACAAAATTCTCCCGCTTCGAGGCGATTACGTCCGCCGATGACTTACTCATCACTGCCGATACGTACAATGGACAATTCacctatatatttataaaaatatataggcCACTATATATTGCGACGCATtccaagtaaaaattatttttcagtgcAAAAATGgctaatttttcttaaacgTCTACGGATTACATTAAATTCGTGCTAAACAATAACTTAAATACAGACAATGAGCCAAGGAAAACTGATGTCatgctaaaaaatataaagtgcatagcaaataaaaaaaaataaatgacaattAAACGAGTACACTATACTAACTTTGAACCTTATTCTTATAAATGGAGTCAGCAAACATTTAACAATTGACAATTATGTAGTTTCAATGTATGACTAACTGAGAAAATAAATAGTGAGAATATCTGTCACCTCGGGTATTATTTATCGTCTTTACTTGCTCTTtatacattaaatataaaagtatgAAAGGTAACGAGATAAAAATAACTGCGGCACGTCTTTTCTCTGGAAAAAATTCTTAGCCGGTGTAAAAAGTCGTCAGGTAAATTGTCAGCTCTTACATTTAATGttagtctttatttttattgtccttaaaaaaattaataacagttCATTCATCGGGCAATATCGCAGGTGTTAAACCTTTTGTTGACTGTTTATTTGTATTCTGCTTTATCAGGCTCATtgaattccaaatttttttcaacacagTGTAAATAATTGATGCCCTCAATTACAATCATGAATAACTAAagattacataaaattttaaatgtttacttcttttttgtataaaaaagaAGACAAGTTTTATGAACAATAATTGACTTTATATCATGACCAATgaataaaatgttattaaatgctggACAATTTAATTTACAGTCGGCAAGAAGAAAACTTACAAAGCCAATTTGACCATAAGATCTCTGGGAGTATCTTCGTCGGGTCTAAGCGGTGGACTGAGGACATGTCCAGCAGCATGTCGCCAGCATTTGTGATGATAGTTGGTGCCGTCGGTACCAAGAGCTGCGGCCAAGGTCTCGCCCCAAACACAAACCCCTCGTTTCCGGGCTTCTTCAATAGCTTCCGCTGCGCTACGACTCATCACATGCACTACGTACAATGGACAGCCAACCTAATTGTATTTGTGCCGTAATATTTAACAtgcaataataattcataacaataaataatatcgcTAAATTCAATTGTCAATTATCctgatgaaatttttcagataattattaataattcaccagagaagaatatgatttttaaaaataaataaaatatggcgATAGTTCGCTAGTAGAGACTATAAACGAGTCGTGACATCCGGTCGTAACTCTCGAGTGTCGGCACGTTTATGTCAATGTTACTTTTGTCAGGACGCTAGCTAAGTGTAAAAAACAAAGTGAGATTCCATGCTGTGATGCGGAAtagaagtttttaaaattcttagctCCTTATTTATGCTGTTAACTTACGAGCGAATAAAACATAAGTGCCTGCCCGCAAATTCGTGACATTGACAATTGAATTTacaccaacaacaacaacaacaacaacaacaacaataaataataaataataaataacaagcGACTAGAtactaaagaaatttttcaagcggaataataaaaaaatattgttcttgaAGTGAAACTTTATCGTATAAAGATCGATTAAAAGTACCTGACTGGCAATGACGCAAGCTCTGTGTGTTGCCTCGGCTTCAACTTCTTCCGGACGAGACATTTCGTGACCTTCCGGTCCTGTCACTCCGGCGTTCAATAACTTCTTTGTGTTCTGCAATAAATCAATCACTCGATCATGAAAACCCGAATGAAGAATAGCAAGTACCGcgtattaattatattggtattaattattttgttttgtgaCTTATGACTTATGAATTATAACTTACAGCGGCAATAATGTCGCCGTTTTCTGCATGGACCATCGCTACGGCTCCCAATTCTTTGCAGGCGGTAAATGCTTCTATTAATTCCGGATCACGAAGCATGAATAAATCTTTATACGCCATAAACATTTTGAAACTGTTTACTCCGTGTTCTCGGGCCAGAATTGACATTTCTtcttttgtctaaaaaataaacaagttaaaaaaaatatttttaattaattttaaacaaggagaaaataagttattgattataaaagaaattaataactttaagACGATAACAACGATGTAATCTCGGTTCTCATCATTCTCCGGTCGGAAAACTGGGTCAAAGGTTTTATACGATGCAAATGCACGCAACTACTTTCTCaatgacttgaaaaaaaaaaaaaaatcaatcactaataacaagaaaatttaattaaaaaattcttttaaaaaatacagacTGTTATTTCTAATTTACTTATAGGGCaattactatttaaataagatttgtttttgttttcatcTGATCAAAGCTTGTTGAACTCGTCACGCCGCAGCGTTGGAGGCAAAAAATAAGTAGGCTGATTGTTTATCACGCTCGAGAAGTACCAGCAAGACTAACATAAAGATAGAATAAGTAACACATTACTTAAAAGTATGGGTGAATCACTGGTACTTGTACTTGCCGGTGTTTCTATTTGGATTAAACGATAAAAAAGTAGAAAGCTGCCAACGAGTTTTGTTGCCCTTTTTTATCCCGCAACACTTTCTTAGCCCTGCtttgacataaaaaataattaataattatcaatcttTCTGCGACTATCGCATTAGATTCAACTAATTGGCGATAAAAACTTTGACACGTTCCTAAGTTGTCGATAAGAACTTGCAAGTAAGCCGAggcgttaattaattatcaaactaatactaataattaattgttttattaagtAAAAGATTGTAAAAAAGTTTCTTCTCACGGTCGCGCGGTAGagtaattattagaaaaaaattacacgacACATTCGCAACAATAcctttataattataattaatgtacAATTAACACAAACGGTCTTTGTAgtgtagacaaaaaatagGTATGTTCTATTAACCTGATTCATTTATGCAAACTTCCTGGTTACATATTAacaggaaattaaattcaaaatcacgtgatacatttttttagctaaaatttaattgctaaACATTTAGAtgatttgtgttaaattactGCGGggtattttagttttaaatagcGTGGGAGTTTGGAAACAGGTCTGAGTGATAAGCTATTATTTTCGTAATTATACGGGGTTATTTTTAGAGCATTGAGGTAATAAATAACGCTTATTATCCCTGATGATTTAAAGAAGGTCATTTGAGAGCCAAAAttgcaagttaattttttttttgtttttaaaaactaataaaattttggaaaaaaaaaaaaaaaacaatgaaataataaaattttacaatcagaaaatagaaaaatttttgcaaacacaataataaaatttctgaaatctaaaatagataaaaaaaaaaaaacatgactGACAAGACTTTTGcgattagataaataaattacataagtAACTTTGTAAAATTAAGACCCGTGAATTATGACTCACTGTAGAGTAATCGGTAGGACATGTAGAAGCGTGCGAAAGTCATAGAGCACATACAGCGCAACGACCTTACGCTCATTTCCACTTAtccattattatcattataattttactcTACTTGCTTCAACTGATACTAATAAAATCtgttatgtaatataataatatttatgatcgACATTACTCTGGCATTCCAGCTGGTGACCGCGACGTGGAGCCCGTAGTCGCAGCAAACTTTTTCATCAGCAGTGGCCCGATACCTCTCGTAAGCCTCCAGAAGATTCTCGTCTTTCTGGGGGATGACGAAGTCCATTATCATGGTGGTCCCACCTGCTACCGCGGCTTTGGTCCCCTGATAGAAGTCGTCCACCGAAGTCGCGCCCATCAGCTCCAGCTCAAAGTGAGTGTGAGGATCAATACCTCCTGGCATCACATATCTACCACGTGCATCTATTGTCCTCGTCCCTCCGGGGATTATCAAGTTTCGACCCAATTGCCtgtttaaattgtaaaaggTCAATCGAagtttatcaatttaataattaaaattaattttacttgatgATTCCGTCTTCGATGTAAACATCGCTGTCAACGATCCCGTCCTCGTTGACAACTTTTCCATTCTTAATCAGCAGCCGATTTGCAGCactctgtaaaaaaataaatggatatttttattcaattgatcGAATCACGGTTGACAGGATTTATTATCGATGTCATAGATTCGTTGGCAAGTAAAGCacatcattatcattttcaTTGTATATTGTATGATAAAGTGTGTCAGTACATCATTAAGTTGACGTCTTACAGCTTAGTTGCCTATCCAACCGTGTTCATATAATTCTATGTAATTTTGTCGATTGTTATTATACGGCACGAGCCACTGCAATGTAATTTTAcctttaatatattaaatatgttgtagttttattttt includes the following:
- the LOC123268979 gene encoding dihydropyrimidinase isoform X1 yields the protein MSTPVKKVPIHLQSAANRLLIKNGKVVNEDGIVDSDVYIEDGIIKQLGRNLIIPGGTRTIDARGRYVMPGGIDPHTHFELELMGATSVDDFYQGTKAAVAGGTTMIMDFVIPQKDENLLEAYERYRATADEKVCCDYGLHVAVTSWNARTKEEMSILAREHGVNSFKMFMAYKDLFMLRDPELIEAFTACKELGAVAMVHAENGDIIAANTKKLLNAGVTGPEGHEMSRPEEVEAEATHRACVIASQVGCPLYVVHVMSRSAAEAIEEARKRGVCVWGETLAAALGTDGTNYHHKCWRHAAGHVLSPPLRPDEDTPRDLMVKLALDGLQCAGSDNCTFNADQKALGKDDFTKIPNGVNGVEDRMSVVWEKGVHAGIMDPTRFVAVTSTNAAKIFNLYPRKGVIAVGSDADIVIWDPNRKRVISADTHVQAVDFNIFEGMEVTGVPEYVIVSGRVCVDETDLKAVHGYGRFVETPLNPPYVYEMVEEREKIPRGVARSAAESKKHADEDLARAKAREAAKVAAAMRMQPNNNHTNGNHEAMRNKPKLREISCTPTLPESAVVTPSAKGPRLEGQRNLQDSTFSISEDTDEARRACIRVNNPPGGRSAGGFWNSGDTYA
- the LOC123268979 gene encoding dihydropyrimidinase isoform X3, with amino-acid sequence MSTPVKKVPIHLQSAANRLLIKNGKVVNEDGIVDSDVYIEDGIIKQLGRNLIIPGGTRTIDARGRYVMPGGIDPHTHFELELMGATSVDDFYQGTKAAVAGGTTMIMDFVIPQKDENLLEAYERYRATADEKVCCDYGLHVAVTSWNARTKEEMSILAREHGVNSFKMFMAYKDLFMLRDPELIEAFTACKELGAVAMVHAENGDIIAANTKKLLNAGVTGPEGHEMSRPEEVEAEATHRACVIASQVNCPLYVSAVMSKSSADVIASKRENFVVFGEATAAGVGVDGSEQYGKDMEKGRRFVTNPPLRPDPTTPAYLIEKLAEDGLQCAGSDNCTFNADQKALGKDDFTKIPNGVNGVEDRMSVVWEKGVHAGIMDPTRFVAVTSTNAAKIFNLYPRKGVIAVGSDADIVIWDPNRKRVISADTHVQAVDFNIFEGMEVTGVPEYVIVSGRVCVDETDLKAVHGYGRFVETPLNPPYVYEMVEEREKIPRGVARSAAESKKHADEDLARAKAREAAKVAAAMRMQPNNNHTNGNHEAMRNKPKLREISCTPTLPESAVVTPSAKGPRLEGQRNLQDSTFSISEDTDEARRACIRVNNPPGGRSAGGFW
- the LOC123268979 gene encoding dihydropyrimidinase isoform X2; translation: MSTPVKKVPIHLQSAANRLLIKNGKVVNEDGIVDSDVYIEDGIIKQLGRNLIIPGGTRTIDARGRYVMPGGIDPHTHFELELMGATSVDDFYQGTKAAVAGGTTMIMDFVIPQKDENLLEAYERYRATADEKVCCDYGLHVAVTSWNARTKEEMSILAREHGVNSFKMFMAYKDLFMLRDPELIEAFTACKELGAVAMVHAENGDIIAANTKKLLNAGVTGPEGHEMSRPEEVEAEATHRACVIASQVNCPLYVSAVMSKSSADVIASKRENFVVFGEATAAGVGVDGSEQYGKDMEKGRRFVTNPPLRPDPTTPAYLIEKLAEDGLQCAGSDNCTFNADQKALGKDDFTKIPNGVNGVEDRMSVVWEKGVHAGIMDPTRFVAVTSTNAAKIFNLYPRKGVIAVGSDADIVIWDPNRKRVISADTHVQAVDFNIFEGMEVTGVPEYVIVSGRVCVDETDLKAVHGYGRFVETPLNPPYVYEMVEEREKIPRGVARSAAESKKHADEDLARAKAREAAKVAAAMRMQPNNNHTNGNHEAMRNKPKLREISCTPTLPESAVVTPSAKGPRLEGQRNLQDSTFSISEDTDEARRACIRVNNPPGGRSAGGFWNSGDTYA